From Strigops habroptila isolate Jane chromosome 16, bStrHab1.2.pri, whole genome shotgun sequence:
TTCCCTTGACAGAGCTGCATGCCTGCAATGGGACTGGAATGTGCCCCAGATAAATCCACTGATAACCTAGGAAGCAGAGATCACACCCAAAGAGTATAAAAGACCAGCTTCGGAAGACAGAGGACAGGACGAGGAAGAGAGAGACCTGAAGAGACATCTCAGAAGAAACAGCTTGAACTTCCATATTCCCAACGAAGCCAGCACCATGGACACTAAAGGCTCATTTTCCTGTGgcttcctcttgctgctgctcatccAACTCCAGCCCGGCAGAGCCAGCCCTATCTACAGCCTCAGCCCTGCCAGAGAACTGGCCAGCATGGAGGTGAGGACTCTCTCCTTTTGCAAGGTTAAACTTTCAGGGTGCTTAGCAGAGTGCGAGTTGGTGGTTTTGCCTTAATTTTGCACAATCAGATAGCTGCATCAGCGATCACACGCTAGGAAACAAAGTCTCAGTTCTTCACAGGGGTTGAAAGAAGCTCTACAGAGCAATAGCTTCACTTGAGCTCCTGGATAGTAGTGGGAAACAAAATTGTGATGTTGTGGGATGTCTGCTTTGGCTCtttggttctttttctcttaaaggTCCACCTTCCTAGGAGCAAATTcccagagagggaaaaaagcatcaCAGTATCTgtacaaaaacaaacagaaaacattcaggCAGGCTCCTGTTTGTCCCACTAAATGGCAGGGACAGCAAAGCAGGACAGCCATACGGCACTAGCTTTGCAGGTTTAAGAGAACTGGCTGCATGTGGATTGGAAATGAGGAAGTAAAGTGGAGCAACCCAAAGCCAAATATTTAGAGAAGTTGCTAGAGGAACAGTATGATCATTTAGTGTGGCTCAGCCAGAAAAGCTTCTAGAGCTATGAAATTACCAGCTGTGTATTTTAATGAACGATAGAGAACATCCATTGCGGCAGCACAATACAAGCTCTAGAGTCACTCTTGCAAGATGAAACCTGAAAGCTCAAGCCTTTCTTTGGGCTGTACCAGTGACCAGCTTCTCGCAGCATTAGACCCTGAGAAAAAACTCCTCAAGATGATCAGGACAGTGCCAGCCAAAGCTAAAACATCCCCAGCCTCTAGGCTGATTCCAGCAGCTATCCAAGAAGAATGGCTTCCAAATTCACTGTCTTGCAGGCTGTAAGGCTCACTCCTCTCCACTCTTCTTCTAGAGATGGACAATTCTATTCCTCTAATTGGTTGAGCTGATCCTTGTTacacaaagctttaaaaattataaagaataGTACCCAGGAAGAAGTCATATAGCAGACCTGAATTTAGCATACAGGTATTTTCATGTTACTTTAAGAAGCAGCAATCCTGTAACTCCCGGGGCAGAGATTCGTGAAAACACCAAGAGCTTCTCCAAGTGATGTCCATTGAAATAGCTAGGGGTGACAAGCAAGCAGATGGTCTTAgccaaaaaaggagaaagtcaATTGCTGGCAAGCAGCATTGCAGGCAACTTCTGAGAACGTGGGAGTAGATTGTGGATTCAGAGGTACTTTGAGATTGAGTACTTTGAGATTGAGTACTTTGAGACTGAGTACTCAGTAAACTGAGTAGTATCTCCCTGTGCAACTCAgatcttgctctttttctctgccaAGAGTTCTTCTAACCTTGCCAATAAGATACACTTTGGTGGCAAGCAGCTTCATTCAGTTCTCAGCTAGAGCTACGAATAGTTGGAATTAATGTGGACAGGGATTTATTGCAAAGCACAGAGCCCAAGTACCACCAGCAACCCTGGGATCCAACCTGACAGTCTCCTAGGGCTGGCTATGGGACCATTGATGAATGCAGCACTGGATGACAGGAAGAGTTAGGAAATTAccacaaaacaaagaattttatGAAATTAATTCTTCTATTGTAGGCTTTGCTGGAGAAACTGGAGGATAAGTTTGCAATGATTGAAGCCCTGGAGTCCAATCCTGACCTGCAAGAACCCAAAAACCAGGAGGAGATCCCATCAGAACTCATGGATGAAAGTGATGACCAGAAGGCTGAACTTAGGCTAGCACCCAGCACCCCTCTGTCCTACAGGGACCCCTTCCTCAAGAGACTGAGGGGGCTGCAGATGCCCAGGATGATGAGAGATTCTGGCTGCTTCGGGAGGAGGATTGATAGAATCGGCTCCCTGAGTGGAATGGGTTGCAATGGTGAGTCCCACCTAGGCCATTTCACTGAACAGAACAGACTGCATCTGTTATTTGTGACAAGGGATGAGCAGGTTCTCATTTAAGTCTTTAATAAATTACAGCTTgagaaaggaattaattttagCCTAACACTTAAGCTAAGTAttgattttcaaaagaaaacctgtgTCTATTGATTTGGTAGGTAAAAGCACTGCTGACAATATACTGAGTGCATATACTGAGAAGGAAACAAGTTCTAGTAACACTTATTTCATGTTTGGCTTGCAGGTTCCAGAAAGAATTAAGATAACCTCCCTGTACTCTACTCTGAAGAATGCTTTACAGTACCTGTTCCTCCCCAGACGAAAGCCGGATGCTTTCTAAGCTCTTCAACAGAAAGTGATTcctatttctatttatttatttatttatttatttgatggttgtttttttttaaagaacatttcttaCTCAAGCACCAAGAGAtcatctttaaataaaactaacaCGTTAGACATCTGTGCTGGACCTCTCTCCTGTCTGTTGCATtaaaatttcttgtattttcctAAAGTCAGAAGCCTATGTTTTATTGGTACTCTGGTACCCACAAGGCTGGATCTTACTTACACTAGACAGAGAAAGTAGGAACTTGGTAGGAATGAAAATGAGTTTTTCACTAGAGTTTTTCCCTCTGCACTAAGATATTGTAATAAATTAGCAGATAAAAAAAGCTTGCTCGACATCGAAACACCAACACGAGTCCTCCTATAGACAGGGGTTTAGTAACAAGAGAGTCCTGTTGCTGGTGTAGATTATTCAGTCAAGGGAACTGCCACAAATCTCACATAGAAGCAAAatttacatgaaaagaaataagaaaaatcatgaCACTCCACAAGTTTCAAGATAAccagagggaggaaagggaattCATTGTATATGCTTTCTAGCACTCACCAAATAAAGGTTCTGAGCATCACACAAAGATACATCATTAACTGTGTCTTGTCTCACTCTGCATGTGGCTGAGGTGCTGCTCCTCAGGATCTCTTGATGGAGCCTCAAGGGGCTTGAGTCCTATCATGGTATTTCCCATGCGAGGGCAGGTGGGACCACTCCAGCTACAAAGCAGCTTCTACATAACATTTATCACTTTCTGGGAATGGCCCCTCATCAAGTTTTTTTACACATGGTTAACGGGAACACTGCAAGTCTGATCAAGGCTTCATTGAATCCTTTGTAGCTAGATTTCACATCTATGATCTGAATTTGCCCCAGACTACATTCTCCATGTTCTCCCCCCTCCAAATAGGGTTATATTGCCAAGATCACATTCAGTCAGCACCACAAGGACCAAATAGCTTGGATACCCAAGTCATCCACAGCAACGGCATTGAGGCTCAGCACAACTCTCCTGTGATTGCACATTCCACTAGAAACTGTTACTTTGAGCATTTGATTTTGGGTCTCATTCCCAGCATCCATTACTTGAGCATCCCACAAAGGTCTTCCAGGACCTAACACACAGCTCCAGGATAGACTCAACTGCAGAAGCCTAATTCTGACTTTGCTTATGCATATGCACATAGAGAGAGGAATGATAGTTGGTTAAGACAGGCTACAGGGAGG
This genomic window contains:
- the LOC115617363 gene encoding natriuretic peptides A is translated as MDTKGSFSCGFLLLLLIQLQPGRASPIYSLSPARELASMEALLEKLEDKFAMIEALESNPDLQEPKNQEEIPSELMDESDDQKAELRLAPSTPLSYRDPFLKRLRGLQMPRMMRDSGCFGRRIDRIGSLSGMGCNGSRKN